The following proteins are co-located in the Oncorhynchus gorbuscha isolate QuinsamMale2020 ecotype Even-year linkage group LG22, OgorEven_v1.0, whole genome shotgun sequence genome:
- the LOC124009717 gene encoding dol-P-Man:Man(5)GlcNAc(2)-PP-Dol alpha-1,3-mannosyltransferase-like, producing MAGGVRKKSSPGPRSILWAPLRTLWQEKHLIVFKAEYTILVASVLWFLEIGINIWVIQKVAYTEIDWQAYMDEVEGVINGTYDYTQLKGGTGPLVYPAGFVYTFTVLYYITNHGVNIRLAQYLFAIFYLLTLLLVFRIYHRTQKVPPYVFFFVCCASYRIHSIFVLRLFNDPVAMMMLFGAVNLFLDGRWALGCGLYSLAVSVKMNVLLFAPGLLFLLLSEFGLMRAIPKLSLCAAIQILLGLPFLMENPIGYMTRAFDLGRQFMFKWTVNWRFLPEWLFLSRYFHLVLLAAHLIALLLFTLRHWKRPGESIVDLLKEPGKRVIPAQKLTSDQIVLILFTSNFIGMCFSRSLHYQFYVWYFHTLPFLLWSGGVKKLAHLLRVLILGLVELSWNTYPSTIHSSAALHVCHLIMLLSLWFAPRVEEKTKSK from the exons ATGGCAGGAGGTGTGAGGAAAAAGTCGTCCCCTGGTCCACGGTCTATATTGTGGGCGCCACTTCGTACACTATGGCAGGAGAAACATTTGATCGTATTCAAGGCAGAGTACACAATACTGGTCGCCTCTGTTCTGTGGTTCCTGGAGATCGGAATAAACATATGGGTCATCCAAAAAGTAGCAT ACACAGAGATCGACTGGCAGGCGTATATGGATGAGGTAGAGGGAGTCATCAACGGCACCTACGACTACACCCAGCTCAAAGGAGGCACAGGCCCGCTGGT ATACCCAGCAGGATTTGTGTACACCTTCACAGTGCTGTATTACATCACCAACCACGGGGTGAATATTCGCCTGGCCCAGTACCTGTTTGCTATTTTCTACCTGCTCACCCTGCTGCTCGTCTTCAGGATCTACCACCGCACCCAGAAG GTTCCTCCCTACGTATTCTTCTTTGTGTGCTGTGCCTCCTACCGGATCCACTCCATCTTCGTCCTGCGTCTTTTCAACGACCCTGTAGCCATGATGATGTTGTTTGGGGCTGTCAATCTGTTCCTGGATGGCCGCTGGGCTCTGGGCTGTGGCCTCTACAG TTTAGCAGTGTCTGTGAAGATGAACGTGCTCTTGTTTGCCCcgggcctcctcttcctcctgctgtCTGAGTTTGGCCTGATGAGGGCCATacccaagctctctctctgtgctgccaTCCAG ATATTGTTGGGCCTACCCTTCCTGATGGAGAATCCCATTGGCTATATGACCCGGGCCTTTGACTTGGGTCGTCAGTTTATGTTCAAGTGGACAGTGAACTGGCGCTTCCTGCCTGAGTGGCTTTTCCTAAGTCGCTACTTCCATCTGGTGCTCCTGGCTGCCCACCTGATAGCCCTGCTACTGTTTACCCTGCGCCACTGGAAGAG gcctggagagaGCATCGTGGATCTGCTGAAGGAGCCAGGCAAGCGAGTCATCCCTGCCCAGAAACTCACCTCGGATC AGATAGTGCTGATCCTCTTCACGTCTAACTTCATCGGCATGTGCTTCAGCCGCTCGCTGCACTACCAGTTCTACGTCTGGTACTTCCACACCCTACCTTTCCTTCTCTGGAGCGGAGGAGTCAAGAAGCTGGCTCACCTACTCAG GGTTTTGATCCTCGGCCTGGTGGAGCTGTCGTGGAACACCTACCCTTCTACTATACACAGTTCAGCAGCCCTCCATGTCTGCCATCTCATCATGCTGCTCTCCCTGTGGTTCGCCCCCCGGGTAGAGGAGAAGACCAAGAGCAAGTGA
- the LOC124009718 gene encoding mitochondrial ubiquitin ligase activator of nfkb 1-A-like — protein sequence MEEFPLRTVEGLCLGTSLAISGLFFYIYRKKRKSVDKLNEAPHINLDGKLANLLNVTPGKCLQYVVIEGAVQPVGEPLRSQYQEGSVGVVQKLMLREHKLVWNSLAHTWMDSECVLHQRVNTVPFSLVGSDQAYVRVLCPLEASELKMEIIHEKFHQATYGFTDIVGQYLSGEKPKGQLETEEMLKVGATLTGVGELILDTDRVLKLRPPTDGSEYFLSTADFETLWLEQEDQAVVWRVLASVFALAGAAVLLWVGCRYYRSLRVCWEQERLKREFERLGAGGSGAPQQGSREEDTPLENDCVICLTQLRSCVLLDCGHVCCCYSCYQALPQPICPICRQAINRVVPLYQA from the exons ATGGAGGAGTTTCCATTGAGGACGGTGGAGGGGCTGTGTCTAGGCACCAGCTTGGCCATATCAGGCCTCTTCTTCTACatctacaggaaaaagaggaaatCGGTGGACAAGCTCAAT GAGGCACCCCACATTAATTTGGATGGGAAACTGGCAAACCTTTTGAATGTGACACCGGGAAAGTGTCTGCAGTATGTTGTCATCGAAG gagcAGTGCAGCCTGTGGGGGAGCCTCTAAGGAGTCAGTACCAGGAAGGCAGCGTAGGGGTAGTGCAGAAACTCATGCTGAGGGAACACAAGCTGGTGTGGAACAGCCTGGCCCACACCTG GATGGACAGTGAGTGCGTGCTGCACCAGAGGGTGAATACTGTGCCCTTCAGCCTGGTGGGGTCGGACCAGGCCTATGTGAGGGTGCTGTGTCCCCTGGAGGCCTCAGAGCTGAAGATGGAGATCATCCATGAGAAGTTCCACCAGGCCACCTACGGTTTCACCGACATCGTCGGACAGTACCTCAGTGGAGAGAAGCCCAAAGGCCAGCTGGAGACTGAGGAAATGCTCAAG GTTGGCGCTACTCTTACAGGTGTAGGCGAGCTCATCCTGGACACGGACCGGGTGTTGAAACTCCGCCCGCCCACCGACGGCTCAGAGTACTTCCTAAGCACAGCAGACTTTGAGACCCTGTGGCTGGAGCAGGAAGACCAGGCGGTGGTCTGGCGGGTCCTGGCCTCTGTGTTCGCGCTGGCCGGGGCCGCCGTCCTCCTCTGGGTGGGCTGCCGCTACTACCGCAGCCTGAGGGTCTGCTGGGAACAGGAACGTCTGAAGAGGGAGTTTGAGAGACTGGGCGCCGGGGGGTCTGGGGCTCCACAACAGGGGTCTAGGGAGGAGGACACGCCCCTGGAGAATGACTGTGTGATCTGCCTGACCCAGCTCCGTAGCTGTGTGCTACTGGACTGTGGGCACGTGTGCTGCTGCTACAGCTGCTACCAGGCCCTGCCTCAGCCCATCTGCCCCATATGCCGGCAGGCCATCAACAGAGTGGTGCCCCTCTACCAGGCATGA